Part of the Bacteroidales bacterium genome, GGGGCATTCCTGGCCTTAAACTTATCGTTAAACGATCTGACCTTGTTTGCACAGCTTGGATTGATTATGCTTATGGGTTTGGTAACAAAGAATGCCATCCTTATTGTGGATTTTACTAACCAGCTAAAAGCACGGGGCAAACATTTTAAAGAAGCATTACTCATCGCCGGCAAAGAACGTATGCGGCCTATTTTAATGACTACCCTGGCCATGGCTATTGGAATGTTGCCCATTGCATTGGCACAGGGCACTGCCAGTGAGTGGAAAAATGGACTGGCCTGGGTTATAATCGGTGGTTTGCTGTCATCAATGATTTTGACTGTTTATCTGGTTCCTATGATGTATTACTTAGTGGATACGATAAAGGAAAAAATAGCAAATCGCAAAGCAAGCCGAAAAGTTGGAAAGGCGGCCATAATTGATGAGTAAGGAAGAGATGTTAGATGTGGAATGGTGACGCAGTTCTATGAACACTCCCGTAATGATACCTTTAATTGAACACTCTCTATGCGATCTCTCTATTAAATTTCGATTTCTTTAGAGTCTTCCTGCCTCGGACTTCACTAGTCTATCTTCGCACTCCTAACTCCCTAATACATCGTCAACAGTTCCCAATTCTTAATTCTCATCAAGAGAAAAAGGGCATATAATTTAGTAAAATTTAATTTAGTCTTGCTACTCATGTTTTATACCTGCCATAATATAATCGTCAGTAAACTAACGAATAATTATACTTGATAATGCTGGCTGTTTATTCTATTTTTGACAAGCTCCTGATTAGAGCAACCTCATTTAGTTTTAATACAATATTTTGTTCTAAAAACAGCTGTTTTACACTAAAAGGCTTTGTTGTTGAAATTTACAATTTTGACATACAATCCAGAGCGAAAGTCAATTCTGAAGAATGAATGAGCTTGATAAATTAAAAATCTTTTCGCAATTTACTGACTTTATAGATAGTGAATTAGAACTTATTATGCCTTATTTTGAATACAAGAAGTTTAAGAAAAAAGCGACTCTTTTGAAAGTTGGAGAAGTTTCAAATGAAGTATATTTTATCATAATAGGTTGCATAAGACTCTATTGCGAAAAGGATGGAGAAGAACTTTCAACTTATTTTTTTACCGAGGATATGTTTGCTGGTTCTTATGACAGTTTTCTTTCCCGAAAACCTAGCAAAGTAGCCATTGAAACATTGGAAGAATGTGAAGTGTTGGTGCTAACACATGATTCGCAGGAAAACCTGTATAAAGTATTTCCTAAGATGAACGAATTTATTAGAAAAGCAATAGAGCAAAGATTTGTATTGTTACACGATTTATTCATTTCCTACCTGTTAAATAGCCCGGAAGAAAGGTACTTAATACTTCAAAAAGACCGCCCTGAGTTATTACAACGAGTTCCCCAGCACCAGATTGCTTCTTATTTAGGTATTACAAGAGTTTCATTAAGCCGGATAAAAAATCGTTTACTAAAAAAATAGGACAATAAATTATGTATCTTTTGTTATCGTTTTGATGGAAGTATTGGGTTTAGATTTGTTGCATAATCTCAATATAAATGCACAGAATGAACCATAGTGAAATTATTACCGGAATCAGCATTAATAATGTAACCACTACAGTAAAACTAAGAGGCAAGGATATTAAAATTCATGCCTTAAGTGTTGGAACAGTCGCTGTTAAGAAGAACTTCAAAACCAAAAAAGGAGTTGGTTCTTTATCAAAAATAAATATCCTTCTTGATAGAGTTTATACTGACTACTTACCTATTTGGGTTTGGGTTATTGAACATACAGAGGGGTTAATTGTGATTGATACAGGCGAAAATACTGAAAGCCTGGATATCGATAAATATCTTGCTAATGAGAGTGCATTTGCAAGATACCAATTCAAGCATGCCTGTAAGGTGAGAATTCAGCCTGAAGATGAACTAAATCATCAATTAATCAAAGTAGGTCTAAAAGTAGAGGATGTTAAACTAGTGGTTCTGACGCACTTACACTCTGATCATGTTGATGGGCTTAAGTTCTTTCCTAAGCAAGAAATTCTAGTTGGAGAATATGAATTTACCCATCCTGATAATTGCTTTACAACTG contains:
- a CDS encoding Crp/Fnr family transcriptional regulator; its protein translation is MNELDKLKIFSQFTDFIDSELELIMPYFEYKKFKKKATLLKVGEVSNEVYFIIIGCIRLYCEKDGEELSTYFFTEDMFAGSYDSFLSRKPSKVAIETLEECEVLVLTHDSQENLYKVFPKMNEFIRKAIEQRFVLLHDLFISYLLNSPEERYLILQKDRPELLQRVPQHQIASYLGITRVSLSRIKNRLLKK
- a CDS encoding N-acyl homoserine lactonase family protein; the protein is MNHSEIITGISINNVTTTVKLRGKDIKIHALSVGTVAVKKNFKTKKGVGSLSKINILLDRVYTDYLPIWVWVIEHTEGLIVIDTGENTESLDIDKYLANESAFARYQFKHACKVRIQPEDELNHQLIKVGLKVEDVKLVVLTHLHSDHVDGLKFFPKQEILVGEYEFTHPDNCFTTALPSWFKPKRVNFLKNRIEIFNQAYPITQTEDLLLIPTPGHTLGHNSILFKTDDFDIIFGGDSSYHQDQVLNGEMAGSNTDYNKTSQTYKNFLDYATLRRTIYLPTHDEDAGNRLASRSFLV